A region of Moorena producens PAL-8-15-08-1 DNA encodes the following proteins:
- a CDS encoding IS607 family transposase, which translates to MSGLTISIGEAASELGVSVKTLRRWADAGKIRSQRSPSGHRRFYVADIKHITPRNVGQIDDRITINYARVSDQDQKEDLVKQIKILESFSTANGWQYETIQDSGAGINSQNKGLQKLLKRIMQGNVGRVVITHKDRLLRVSAELVFAMCEEFKTEVIIINKSSEDISLEHELVTDMMELITIFSEKLNSAKSSKM; encoded by the coding sequence ATGTCAGGGTTAACCATTAGTATTGGAGAAGCAGCCAGTGAGCTAGGGGTCTCAGTTAAAACCTTAAGGAGGTGGGCAGACGCAGGAAAAATTAGGTCACAACGTTCTCCCAGTGGGCATCGGCGATTTTATGTAGCCGATATCAAACACATTACACCACGGAATGTCGGTCAGATCGATGATCGCATAACCATTAACTATGCCCGTGTTTCAGATCAAGACCAAAAAGAAGATTTAGTCAAGCAAATCAAGATTTTAGAGTCTTTTAGTACTGCTAATGGTTGGCAGTATGAAACAATTCAAGATTCAGGTGCCGGAATCAATTCCCAAAATAAAGGCTTACAAAAACTGCTTAAGCGCATCATGCAGGGGAATGTTGGCAGAGTTGTCATTACTCACAAAGATAGGCTGCTTAGAGTTAGCGCTGAATTAGTCTTTGCGATGTGTGAAGAATTCAAGACAGAAGTAATAATTATCAACAAGTCATCAGAAGACATCAGCCTTGAACACGAATTAGTTACAGACATGATGGAGCTGATTACAATCTTTTCAGAAAAACTCAATAGTGCTAAAAGTTCCAAAATGTAA
- a CDS encoding TIGR04282 family arsenosugar biosynthesis glycosyltransferase — protein MILTERLIIFSRYPEPGKTKTRMIPALGADGAATLQRRMTEHTVAQVKELITGRPVSVEIHFAGGNQQLMQNWLGSNLVYKPQSDGDLGKRITSAFELSFAESITKVVIIGIDCPDLNSSVMNQAFEALDNHDLVLGPAKDGGYYLVGLGRLIPELFVGVSWGTSEVLQQTVDIAKSLNLTMAMLSELTDVDRPEDLWVVSNLMGVGSRE, from the coding sequence ATGATACTGACAGAACGCCTAATTATTTTCAGCCGCTATCCAGAGCCAGGAAAGACTAAAACCCGGATGATACCAGCTCTAGGAGCGGATGGTGCGGCAACCCTTCAACGTCGGATGACTGAACACACTGTTGCCCAGGTCAAGGAATTAATAACTGGTCGCCCTGTGTCTGTAGAAATCCATTTTGCTGGTGGTAATCAACAGCTAATGCAGAATTGGTTAGGCTCCAATCTGGTCTATAAACCTCAGAGTGATGGGGATTTGGGCAAGCGAATCACTTCGGCGTTTGAGTTATCGTTTGCGGAAAGCATTACCAAAGTTGTGATCATTGGTATTGATTGCCCCGATTTGAATAGTTCGGTGATGAATCAGGCATTTGAGGCTTTAGACAATCATGATTTAGTACTTGGACCAGCTAAGGATGGCGGCTACTATCTGGTTGGTCTAGGTCGATTGATTCCAGAGTTGTTTGTCGGAGTGAGTTGGGGAACATCTGAGGTTTTGCAGCAAACGGTGGATATTGCTAAGAGTCTTAACCTAACTATGGCGATGCTTTCCGAGCTTACTGATGTTGACCGGCCAGAGGATTTATGGGTAGTATCAAATTTGATGGGAGTAGGGAGTAGGGAGTAG